A genomic window from Rhizobium sp. EC-SD404 includes:
- a CDS encoding AEC family transporter, with protein MAEVFALVLPFFGMILIGYIAARIVRLPEEALGWFNVFIIYVALPALFFRLLADTPIEDLARFDFIAVNIAVTFTIFLAVFFVSRRLRGAPIEDATIQGLAGAYGNIGYMGPALAILAFGERAAVPVALIVCFENILHFSVTPMLMAAGRGRDRRPVQLVLTIAKRIAFHPFIISMVLGIAVAASGLALPGSVSRLVEYLSQAAAPSALFVMGVTLALRPLKQRPVELGYIVPVKLIVHPIAMYVALSVAGDFPAIWVFTAVLMAALPTATNVFVLAQQYGVWIERASATVLITTAGSVVTVSALLLAITSGALPPDLFP; from the coding sequence ATGGCCGAAGTCTTCGCACTCGTCCTGCCCTTCTTTGGCATGATCCTGATCGGCTATATCGCGGCGCGCATCGTGCGCCTGCCGGAGGAGGCGCTTGGCTGGTTCAACGTCTTCATCATCTATGTCGCGTTGCCGGCGCTCTTCTTTCGGCTTCTGGCCGACACGCCGATCGAGGACCTTGCCCGGTTCGATTTCATCGCAGTCAACATAGCCGTCACCTTCACGATCTTTTTGGCCGTGTTCTTCGTGAGCCGGCGGCTGCGTGGGGCACCGATCGAGGATGCGACCATCCAGGGTCTGGCGGGCGCCTATGGCAATATTGGCTATATGGGGCCGGCGCTGGCGATCCTCGCCTTCGGCGAACGCGCCGCGGTGCCTGTGGCGCTCATCGTCTGCTTCGAGAACATCCTTCACTTTTCGGTCACGCCGATGCTGATGGCTGCAGGACGAGGCCGGGACCGGCGGCCGGTGCAGCTGGTTCTCACGATCGCGAAGCGGATCGCCTTCCACCCGTTCATAATATCCATGGTCCTTGGAATTGCAGTCGCCGCTTCAGGCTTGGCGCTGCCGGGCTCAGTCTCGCGCCTCGTCGAGTATCTCTCGCAGGCAGCGGCGCCCTCGGCGCTGTTCGTCATGGGCGTGACGCTGGCGCTGCGGCCGCTGAAGCAACGGCCGGTGGAGCTGGGCTACATCGTGCCGGTGAAACTGATCGTGCATCCGATCGCCATGTATGTCGCGCTATCGGTAGCTGGCGATTTTCCTGCGATCTGGGTGTTCACGGCCGTGCTGATGGCGGCGTTGCCGACGGCGACGAATGTCTTCGTGCTGGCGCAGCAATACGGGGTGTGGATCGAACGGGCGTCGGCGACCGTGCTGATCACCACGGCCGGGTCGGTCGTGACCGTGTCAGCGCTGCTGCTCGCGATCACTTCCGGCGCGCTTCCGCCGGATCTGTTCCCTTAA
- the hspQ gene encoding heat shock protein HspQ gives MDVKTMQERQAKFHIGQIVRHRVYPFRGVIFDVDPTFSNTEEWWNAIPAEVRPRKDQPFYHLFAENAETSYIAYVSEQNLVPDDSAQPVRHPQVQEVFEGPKDGTYRPRGPIGH, from the coding sequence ATGGACGTGAAAACGATGCAGGAACGACAGGCGAAATTTCATATCGGCCAGATCGTGCGACACCGGGTCTACCCGTTTCGCGGCGTGATCTTCGATGTGGACCCGACATTTTCCAATACCGAGGAGTGGTGGAACGCCATTCCGGCAGAAGTGCGTCCCCGAAAGGACCAGCCCTTCTACCACCTCTTCGCCGAGAACGCCGAAACATCATATATCGCTTATGTTTCGGAACAAAACCTCGTGCCAGATGACAGCGCCCAGCCAGTGCGCCACCCGCAGGTCCAGGAAGTGTTCGAAGGCCCCAAGGACGGCACCTATCGTCCACGCGGCCCGATCGGGCACTGA